A single window of Pseudomonas benzenivorans DNA harbors:
- the metK gene encoding methionine adenosyltransferase: MSEYSLFTSESVSEGHPDKIADQISDAILDAIIAQDKHARVACETLVKTGVAIIAGEVTTSAWVDLEELVRKVIIDIGYDSSDVGFDGATCGIINIIGKQSPDINQGVDRSKPEDQGAGDQGLMFGYASNETDVLMPAPICFSHRLVERQAEARKSGLLPWLRPDAKSQVTCRYENGKVAGIDAVVLSTQHNPDVSYNDLREGVMELIVKHVLPAELLHKDTQFHINPTGQFIIGGPVGDCGLTGRKIIVDSYGGMARHGGGAFSGKDPSKVDRSAAYAGRYVAKNIVAAGLAERCEIQVSYAIGVAQPTSISVNTFGTNKVSEDSIIKLVREVFDLRPYAITKMLDLLHPMYQPTAAYGHFGREPVEMSYGDDTFTAFTWEKTDKAAELRAAAGL; encoded by the coding sequence ATGAGCGAATACTCCCTGTTTACCTCCGAGTCCGTGTCCGAAGGCCATCCGGACAAGATCGCCGACCAGATTTCCGACGCGATCCTCGACGCCATCATTGCCCAGGACAAGCATGCCCGCGTGGCCTGCGAGACCCTGGTCAAGACCGGCGTGGCGATCATCGCCGGCGAAGTCACCACCTCGGCCTGGGTCGACCTGGAAGAGCTGGTGCGCAAGGTCATCATCGACATCGGCTACGACAGCTCCGACGTCGGCTTCGACGGCGCCACCTGCGGCATCATCAACATCATCGGCAAGCAGTCCCCGGACATCAACCAGGGTGTCGACCGCAGCAAGCCGGAAGACCAGGGCGCCGGCGACCAGGGCCTGATGTTCGGCTACGCCAGCAACGAGACCGACGTGCTGATGCCGGCCCCGATCTGCTTCAGCCACCGCCTGGTCGAGCGCCAGGCCGAGGCACGCAAGTCCGGCCTGCTGCCGTGGCTGCGCCCGGACGCCAAGAGCCAGGTCACCTGCCGCTACGAGAACGGCAAGGTCGCAGGTATCGACGCCGTGGTGCTGTCCACCCAGCACAACCCGGACGTGTCCTACAACGACCTGCGCGAAGGCGTGATGGAGCTGATCGTCAAGCACGTGCTGCCGGCCGAGCTGCTGCACAAGGACACCCAGTTCCACATCAACCCGACCGGCCAGTTCATCATCGGCGGCCCGGTGGGTGACTGCGGCCTGACCGGGCGCAAGATCATCGTCGACTCCTACGGCGGCATGGCCCGCCACGGCGGCGGCGCCTTCTCCGGCAAGGATCCGTCCAAGGTCGACCGCAGCGCCGCCTATGCCGGCCGCTACGTGGCCAAGAACATCGTCGCCGCCGGCCTCGCCGAGCGTTGCGAGATCCAGGTGTCCTACGCCATCGGCGTGGCCCAGCCGACCTCCATCTCGGTCAACACCTTCGGCACCAACAAGGTCAGCGAAGACAGCATCATCAAGCTGGTGCGCGAGGTCTTCGACCTGCGTCCGTACGCCATCACCAAGATGCTCGACCTGCTGCACCCGATGTACCAGCCGACTGCGGCCTACGGCCACTTCGGCCGCGAGCCGGTGGAGATGAGCTACGGCGACGATACCTTCACCGCCTTCACCTGGGAGAAGACCGACAAGGCCGCCGAACTGCGCGCCGCCGCCGGCCTGTAA